A region from the Aliarcobacter thereius LMG 24486 genome encodes:
- a CDS encoding tyrosine-type recombinase/integrase, giving the protein MRYDLDFKNNFESTLLFWIERFVRYKLTSLSNRNVLDKDRLASIIQLLVKGTKSIEELEIIVKNARNIGLAGINTYFIPLLKLYKYTLNLGLASMKEIDEEFLSDFLASQTSSLSDASKKNHRIALLALFSYIDKQNENEDGTSYLFKIELKNWGGLSGNSGTKLPSFMNKVEVSRFLEAIDNFEFSENTGYRNRLIIKIIIYTGIRVSEMLNLKIKEIFNENDVYMLQIRGKGNKPRVVMIKKEIIEHDLQNWLTQRVCNSDILVCNQKGDRLTQAYISRVVENILISAGIRKEKNGAHMLRHSFATLLYSKHKDLILVQEALGHADINTSRIYTHFDKDRLRKTTEIF; this is encoded by the coding sequence ATGAGATATGATTTAGATTTTAAAAACAATTTTGAATCTACACTTCTTTTTTGGATTGAGAGATTCGTTAGATATAAACTTACTAGTTTATCAAATAGAAATGTATTAGATAAAGATAGATTAGCTTCTATTATTCAATTATTAGTAAAAGGTACAAAATCTATTGAAGAATTAGAAATAATTGTAAAAAATGCAAGGAATATAGGTTTAGCTGGAATTAATACATACTTTATCCCTCTTTTAAAGCTGTATAAATATACATTAAATCTAGGATTAGCATCTATGAAAGAGATAGATGAAGAGTTTCTTAGTGATTTTCTAGCTAGTCAAACTAGCTCTTTATCAGATGCAAGTAAAAAAAATCATAGAATTGCTTTACTTGCACTATTTTCATATATAGATAAACAAAATGAGAATGAAGATGGAACTTCTTATTTATTCAAAATTGAGTTGAAAAACTGGGGTGGACTAAGTGGAAATAGTGGTACAAAGCTACCCTCTTTTATGAATAAAGTTGAAGTAAGTAGATTCTTAGAGGCAATTGATAATTTTGAGTTTTCAGAAAACACAGGATATAGAAATAGACTTATTATTAAAATAATAATTTATACAGGAATAAGAGTTAGCGAAATGCTAAATCTAAAAATAAAAGAAATTTTCAATGAAAATGATGTTTATATGTTACAAATTAGAGGAAAAGGTAATAAGCCAAGAGTTGTTATGATAAAAAAAGAGATAATTGAGCATGATTTACAAAATTGGTTAACACAAAGAGTTTGCAATAGTGATATATTGGTTTGTAATCAAAAAGGAGATAGATTAACTCAGGCATATATAAGTCGAGTTGTTGAAAATATTCTAATAAGTGCTGGAATAAGAAAAGAGAAAAATGGTGCTCATATGTTAAGACATAGTTTTGCAACCCTACTTTATTCAAAACATAAAGATTTGATATTAGTTCAAGAAGCTTTAGGTCATGCAGATATAAATACTAGCCGTATTTATACCCACTTTGATAAAGATAGATTAAGAAAAACTACTGAAATATTCTAA
- a CDS encoding protein-glutamate methylesterase/protein-glutamine glutaminase, producing MYTVLIIDDSASMRRILKDIINSIDDFEVVDVANDAYEAREKIKEYEPDLVTIDINMPKMDGVTFLRNLMRLHPMPAVIVSGESVRGNDIFDDGAVGFIPKPSTGESIKSFEERIKDTLMNLTFLLKRYSIKKPKALKKDYKPSISPNYKVHPDEVIPLKPAVFGGQRLIAIGSSTGGVESLLRVFKKLPNDLPPILITQHIPYGFSNSFAQRLNDHSDVNVCEATDGLTLEYGHAYLAPGNMHLTIEKVGNSLKTKLLDSKKVSQHKPSVDVLFRSVNNCVGGSAMAVMMTGMGDDGTIAMKELFDNGAYTIAQNEASCVVFGMPMKAIAAGAVKEIVHLDEIADYIIAFSRGKLR from the coding sequence ATGTATACAGTATTAATAATAGATGATTCTGCTTCAATGAGAAGGATATTAAAAGATATCATAAATTCAATTGATGATTTTGAAGTTGTTGATGTTGCAAATGATGCTTACGAAGCAAGAGAAAAAATAAAAGAGTATGAACCAGATTTGGTTACAATAGATATAAATATGCCAAAAATGGATGGAGTTACTTTTTTAAGAAATTTAATGAGACTTCACCCTATGCCAGCAGTTATTGTATCAGGTGAAAGTGTTAGAGGAAATGATATTTTTGATGATGGAGCAGTTGGTTTTATACCAAAACCAAGTACTGGAGAAAGTATAAAATCTTTTGAAGAAAGAATAAAAGACACTTTAATGAATCTTACTTTTTTGCTTAAAAGATATTCTATAAAAAAACCAAAAGCACTTAAAAAAGATTATAAACCTTCTATCTCTCCAAATTATAAGGTTCATCCTGATGAAGTAATTCCATTAAAACCTGCTGTTTTTGGTGGGCAAAGACTAATAGCAATTGGATCATCAACAGGTGGAGTTGAAAGTTTATTAAGAGTTTTTAAAAAGCTACCAAATGATTTACCTCCAATATTAATAACACAACATATACCTTATGGTTTTTCTAATTCATTTGCCCAAAGATTAAATGATCATTCAGATGTAAATGTTTGTGAAGCAACAGATGGTTTAACACTAGAATATGGTCATGCTTATTTAGCACCTGGGAATATGCATTTAACTATTGAAAAAGTTGGAAATAGTTTAAAAACAAAACTATTAGATTCTAAAAAAGTAAGCCAACATAAACCAAGTGTTGATGTTCTTTTTAGATCTGTGAATAATTGTGTTGGTGGCTCTGCAATGGCTGTTATGATGACTGGAATGGGTGATGATGGAACTATTGCTATGAAAGAATTATTTGATAATGGTGCTTATACAATTGCACAAAATGAAGCTAGTTGTGTTGTTTTTGGAATGCCTATGAAGGCAATTGCAGCTGGAGCAGTAAAAGAAATTGTACATTTAGATGAAATTGCTGATTATATAATAGCTTTTTCTAGAGGTAAGCTTAGATAA
- a CDS encoding chemotaxis protein CheD produces the protein MIIVGRKDGRIEKTPASSVSQKIKGYNTHTVLGGEFAVVSDSEDIALKTLLGSCVALMFYDRVNKIKSMNHFLLPTTSDNTNDMKYGLYSVEAMLNEMFKMGSLKSNIFAKISGGADIMNLNLKTSIGERNVEFAKEFCQKEGIRIISEHTRGTNGRLILLANNFETFIKSTQKSETVSKIASNEKSLQIEISKAPVIKEYSGAIELFGKNKDKLDEKMEIELF, from the coding sequence ATGATTATTGTTGGAAGAAAAGATGGACGAATAGAAAAAACTCCAGCTTCATCAGTTTCACAAAAAATAAAAGGATACAATACTCATACTGTTTTAGGTGGAGAGTTTGCAGTTGTATCTGATAGTGAAGATATAGCATTAAAAACACTTTTAGGTTCTTGTGTAGCTTTAATGTTTTATGATAGAGTTAATAAAATAAAAAGTATGAATCACTTCTTATTACCAACAACAAGCGATAATACAAATGATATGAAATATGGATTATATTCAGTTGAAGCCATGCTAAATGAGATGTTTAAAATGGGCTCTTTAAAATCAAATATTTTTGCAAAAATTTCTGGTGGTGCAGATATTATGAACTTAAATTTAAAAACATCAATTGGTGAAAGAAATGTTGAATTTGCAAAAGAGTTTTGTCAGAAAGAGGGTATTCGAATTATTTCTGAACATACAAGAGGAACAAATGGAAGATTGATTCTTCTTGCAAATAATTTTGAAACATTTATAAAATCTACACAAAAAAGTGAAACAGTTAGTAAAATTGCTTCTAATGAGAAATCTTTACAAATTGAGATTTCTAAAGCACCTGTTATTAAAGAGTACTCAGGAGCTATTGAGCTTTTTGGTAAAAATAAAGATAAACTTGATGAAAAAATGGAAATAGAACTTTTTTAA
- a CDS encoding CheR family methyltransferase, translated as MKYSTEDVHNRIKKLLYSLTGITLTENKDIMISNRIDKLKRNCNNYGDIMELLDSIEKGVFVTEFINTFTTNKTHFFREDFHFEDLRDRVLPNFSSSVSPISIWCSAASTGEEPYSIAMTIIETNNNLNSHLKANIIATDIDTGVLQYAADGIYRFSKAEKEFPDWIKPQKYFRRRVQSTLTGEEILIKANDDLKRMISFSQMNLNDNSYPFPKNNFDVIFCRNVLIYFSVEDQNKILKKLFNHLKIGGTLYLGHSENPQDLIHYVQRVGQNIFIKEKDL; from the coding sequence ATGAAGTATTCTACAGAGGATGTTCATAACAGAATTAAAAAGCTTCTTTATTCTCTAACAGGTATAACTTTAACAGAGAATAAAGATATTATGATATCAAATAGAATTGATAAGTTAAAAAGAAATTGCAATAACTATGGCGATATCATGGAGCTTTTAGACTCTATTGAAAAAGGTGTTTTTGTTACAGAATTCATAAATACTTTTACAACAAATAAGACTCACTTCTTTAGAGAGGATTTTCATTTTGAAGATTTAAGAGATAGAGTTTTACCTAATTTTTCTTCTTCAGTTTCTCCAATCTCTATTTGGTGTTCAGCTGCATCAACAGGAGAAGAACCTTATTCAATAGCAATGACTATCATAGAAACTAATAATAATTTAAATTCTCATCTAAAAGCAAATATTATTGCAACGGATATTGATACAGGTGTATTGCAATATGCAGCAGATGGAATATATAGATTTAGTAAAGCAGAGAAAGAGTTTCCAGATTGGATAAAACCTCAGAAATATTTTAGAAGAAGAGTTCAAAGCACTTTAACAGGAGAAGAAATTTTAATTAAAGCAAATGATGATTTAAAAAGAATGATAAGTTTTAGCCAAATGAACTTAAATGATAATTCATACCCATTTCCTAAAAATAATTTTGATGTAATTTTTTGTAGAAATGTTCTAATATATTTTTCTGTTGAAGATCAAAATAAGATATTAAAAAAACTGTTTAATCACCTAAAAATAGGAGGAACTCTATATTTAGGTCACTCTGAAAATCCTCAAGATTTGATACATTATGTACAAAGAGTAGGGCAAAATATATTTATAAAAGAGAAAGATTTATAA
- a CDS encoding chemotaxis protein CheA, with product MSFDISKYREMFLEEAVELFESADNVLLEAENNGTLTDDEMGQLFRDVHTLKGSGASVELAFFAEFTHDVENLMDKLRSHKIEYKSEMAETLIDGLDVMKEILELEVAEEMTREKFVEMTTDLLEEIRAYSNEDSSKNISQNAEKTDEKVITTKVVQNNIPKDENIDFKKKAFGIFKDEKNDSSYEGFGFFDDDLNEKNSSKADFFEDAPKITPDSVMKTNDIEENKKNNQDKVTETPRKQRDRSKDDSKNENKKTISNNNNSIRVNLDKIDLLMTNVGDLVITNAMLTQFSSTIEESKIRGPVLERLELLERHIRDMQDSIMSIRMVPMDSIYSKFPKVVRDISKKLNKKVEFKHFGDNVEIDKAMIEGLTDPLMHIIRNSLDHGIEMPEDRINSGKNDTGVISISAEQANGQMIITVSDDGKGIDSEKVAQKALEKGQIDENQYNSMSHNEKALLVFGAGVSTADEVTDISGRGVGMDVVRTNIHKLGGAIKLDTEIGRGTVITIMLPLTLAILDGLDIRVGEYKYILPLSSIVESLQPSADMIKKIGDGTQDLLMLREEFIPVVKLHKLFGIKKSFENLEDGMLIVVRSGNTKVALSIDEFLNQHQVVVKPLDKNFRSVQGIGAATVRGDGSIGLILDVVGIIDAQIKIERKMNSSKKAS from the coding sequence ATGTCATTTGATATTTCAAAATATAGAGAGATGTTTTTAGAAGAGGCTGTTGAACTTTTTGAATCAGCTGATAATGTTCTTTTAGAAGCTGAAAATAATGGTACTTTAACTGATGATGAGATGGGGCAACTGTTTAGGGATGTACATACATTAAAAGGTAGTGGAGCATCTGTTGAATTGGCATTTTTTGCTGAATTTACTCATGATGTTGAAAATCTTATGGATAAGCTAAGAAGTCATAAAATAGAGTATAAATCTGAAATGGCTGAAACTTTAATTGATGGTCTTGATGTAATGAAAGAGATTTTAGAGCTGGAAGTTGCTGAAGAGATGACTAGAGAAAAGTTTGTTGAAATGACAACTGATCTACTTGAAGAAATAAGAGCTTACTCAAATGAAGACTCATCAAAAAATATTTCTCAAAATGCAGAAAAAACTGATGAGAAGGTAATTACTACAAAAGTAGTTCAAAACAATATACCAAAAGATGAAAATATTGATTTTAAGAAAAAAGCTTTTGGTATATTTAAAGATGAAAAAAATGACTCTTCATATGAAGGTTTTGGTTTCTTTGATGATGATTTAAATGAGAAAAACAGTAGTAAAGCTGATTTTTTCGAAGATGCACCAAAAATAACTCCAGATTCTGTTATGAAAACAAATGATATAGAAGAAAATAAAAAAAATAATCAAGATAAAGTTACTGAAACTCCTAGAAAACAAAGAGATAGAAGTAAAGATGATAGTAAAAATGAAAATAAGAAAACTATATCAAACAATAATAATAGTATAAGAGTAAACTTAGATAAAATTGATCTTCTAATGACTAATGTAGGAGATTTAGTAATAACAAATGCTATGCTTACACAATTTTCTTCAACAATTGAAGAATCAAAAATAAGAGGACCTGTTTTAGAAAGATTAGAACTTCTAGAAAGACATATAAGAGATATGCAAGATAGTATTATGAGTATTAGAATGGTTCCGATGGATTCAATTTACTCTAAATTTCCGAAAGTAGTAAGAGATATTTCTAAAAAACTTAATAAAAAAGTTGAGTTTAAACACTTTGGAGACAATGTTGAAATAGATAAAGCTATGATTGAAGGTTTAACAGATCCTTTAATGCATATTATTAGAAACTCTTTAGATCATGGAATTGAAATGCCAGAAGATAGAATAAACTCAGGTAAAAATGATACTGGAGTTATTAGTATATCAGCAGAACAAGCAAATGGTCAAATGATTATTACTGTTAGTGATGATGGTAAAGGTATTGATAGTGAGAAAGTTGCTCAAAAAGCATTAGAAAAAGGACAAATTGACGAAAATCAATATAATAGCATGTCTCATAATGAAAAAGCTCTTTTAGTATTTGGAGCTGGTGTTTCAACAGCGGATGAAGTTACTGATATTTCTGGTAGAGGTGTTGGTATGGATGTTGTAAGAACAAATATTCATAAACTTGGTGGAGCTATTAAATTAGATACAGAAATTGGAAGAGGTACAGTTATAACAATTATGCTTCCTTTAACTCTTGCTATCCTTGATGGGCTTGATATAAGAGTAGGAGAATATAAATATATTTTACCACTTAGTTCTATTGTTGAGTCTCTTCAGCCATCTGCTGATATGATTAAAAAAATTGGAGATGGAACACAAGATCTTTTAATGCTAAGAGAAGAGTTTATCCCAGTTGTTAAGCTTCATAAATTATTTGGAATTAAGAAAAGCTTTGAGAATTTGGAAGATGGTATGTTAATTGTTGTAAGATCAGGAAACACAAAAGTTGCATTATCTATTGATGAATTCCTAAATCAGCATCAAGTAGTTGTTAAGCCTTTAGATAAAAACTTTAGAAGTGTACAAGGAATAGGGGCTGCAACAGTAAGAGGAGATGGAAGTATTGGATTAATTCTTGATGTTGTTGGAATTATTGATGCTCAAATCAAAATAGAAAGAAAAATGAATTCTTCAAAGAAGGCATCTTAA
- a CDS encoding response regulator: MAKLLIVDDSTMLRDMLNYALNEGGYTQVVEAVDGIDGLAKAQSTNFDLIITDINMPNMDGIALVGELRKIPQYAKTPILVLTTERSDEMKAKGKVAGATGWIVKPFVPDQLLKAVNIVLSR; encoded by the coding sequence ATGGCCAAGCTTTTAATAGTGGATGATTCTACAATGTTAAGAGACATGCTAAACTATGCTCTAAATGAGGGTGGATATACACAAGTAGTAGAAGCAGTAGATGGAATTGATGGTTTAGCAAAAGCACAAAGTACAAATTTTGATTTAATTATAACAGATATTAATATGCCAAACATGGATGGTATAGCTTTAGTTGGAGAACTTAGAAAAATTCCTCAATATGCAAAAACTCCTATTTTAGTTTTAACAACAGAAAGAAGTGATGAGATGAAAGCAAAAGGTAAAGTAGCTGGTGCTACAGGATGGATTGTAAAGCCTTTTGTTCCTGACCAGCTATTAAAAGCTGTTAATATAGTACTAAGTAGATAA
- a CDS encoding polyribonucleotide nucleotidyltransferase, whose amino-acid sequence MAIICEIDLNNQKEIFEFDKVAKQANGSVLAKVGDCVVLAAVACEFDNPVSEDFTPLTVQYIEKTYASAKLPGGFIKREAKPSDFETLTSRVIDRSLRPLFPKGFVYPTTITVMVLSADKDVDLQTIALNAANAALYTSNLPIKKSVCGVRVGKIDDKLVLNPNQEDLTNSTLDLYIAGSKDELLMIEMKSSSSLKDKEHCANEMNEEDLVKAISFAQEALKKANIKYEENFEKASKERVNIELIEFTIDEKIISYVRDNFSNDVKDAIKKLAKSERATELKELAKKISQNEYCTSNEIENSTIYEAVNIVKRELVRAMIVDDKVRADGRGLKDVRPISIETNILPKAHSSCLFTRGETQALVVGTIAGAKDGQMYEVLTDKATSMENFMVHYNFPGFSVGEAKPIFGVGRRELGHGNLAKKALEATISKNYNETVRLVSEILESNGSSSMATVCGGSLALKAAKIPISDLVAGVAMGMVVEDDKYSILTDIMGLEDHDGDMDFKVAGTKNGITALQMDIKLGGIELSVLTEALNQAKEGRLHILNIMEDASKDIVSSKALPKCEEFEIDSSKMMIVIGKGGSTIKEIIEKYSVNIDLDRDNGIVKVSGEDENKIFDACEFIKNLVNNSSSSKPQVKNIDFEKLYSIDEKVSGKVERVVDFGAFISLEKGGEGLLHISKISKDRIEKASDVLSVGQELEVKVLKVQKDRIELGLN is encoded by the coding sequence ATGGCAATAATATGCGAAATAGATTTAAATAATCAAAAAGAGATTTTTGAGTTTGATAAGGTTGCTAAACAAGCAAATGGTTCTGTGTTAGCAAAAGTTGGAGATTGTGTAGTTTTAGCAGCTGTTGCTTGTGAATTTGATAATCCTGTAAGTGAAGATTTTACTCCTTTAACTGTACAATATATTGAAAAAACTTATGCATCTGCAAAGTTACCAGGTGGTTTTATAAAAAGAGAAGCTAAACCAAGTGATTTTGAAACTTTAACTTCAAGAGTTATTGATAGAAGCTTAAGACCTCTATTTCCAAAAGGTTTTGTATATCCAACAACAATAACTGTAATGGTTTTAAGTGCTGATAAAGATGTTGATTTACAAACTATTGCTTTAAATGCTGCAAATGCTGCACTATATACTTCAAATCTACCAATTAAGAAATCAGTTTGTGGAGTAAGAGTAGGAAAAATAGATGATAAATTAGTTTTAAATCCAAATCAAGAAGATTTAACTAATTCAACACTAGATTTATATATTGCTGGTTCTAAAGATGAACTTTTAATGATTGAGATGAAAAGCTCATCTTCATTAAAAGATAAAGAGCATTGTGCAAATGAGATGAATGAAGAAGATTTAGTAAAGGCAATCTCTTTTGCTCAAGAAGCTTTAAAAAAAGCAAATATTAAATATGAAGAAAATTTTGAAAAAGCATCTAAAGAGAGAGTAAATATTGAACTTATTGAATTTACAATAGATGAGAAAATAATATCTTATGTAAGAGATAATTTCTCAAATGATGTAAAAGATGCAATTAAAAAATTAGCAAAAAGTGAAAGAGCAACAGAACTAAAAGAATTAGCAAAAAAAATTAGTCAAAATGAATATTGTACTTCAAATGAAATTGAAAATTCTACAATATATGAAGCTGTAAATATTGTAAAAAGAGAGCTTGTAAGAGCTATGATTGTTGATGATAAAGTAAGAGCAGATGGTAGAGGTTTAAAAGATGTTAGACCAATTAGTATTGAGACAAATATTTTACCAAAAGCTCACTCATCTTGCTTGTTTACAAGAGGGGAAACTCAAGCTTTAGTTGTAGGAACAATTGCTGGTGCTAAAGATGGTCAGATGTATGAAGTTCTAACAGATAAAGCAACTTCAATGGAAAACTTTATGGTACATTATAACTTTCCAGGATTTAGTGTTGGTGAAGCAAAACCAATTTTTGGTGTAGGAAGAAGAGAGTTAGGTCATGGAAATTTAGCAAAAAAAGCTCTAGAGGCAACAATTAGTAAAAACTATAATGAAACAGTTAGATTAGTTTCTGAAATACTTGAATCAAATGGTTCTTCATCTATGGCAACAGTTTGTGGTGGTTCATTGGCTTTAAAAGCTGCAAAAATACCAATATCTGATCTTGTTGCAGGAGTTGCTATGGGAATGGTTGTTGAAGATGATAAATACTCTATATTAACTGATATTATGGGTCTAGAAGATCATGATGGTGATATGGATTTTAAAGTTGCTGGTACAAAAAATGGTATTACAGCTTTACAAATGGATATTAAACTTGGTGGAATAGAGTTATCTGTTTTAACAGAGGCATTAAATCAAGCAAAAGAGGGTAGATTACATATTTTAAATATTATGGAAGATGCAAGTAAAGATATAGTTTCTAGCAAAGCTTTACCTAAATGTGAAGAGTTTGAAATAGATTCTTCTAAAATGATGATAGTTATTGGTAAAGGTGGTTCAACTATTAAAGAAATTATTGAAAAGTATTCAGTAAATATTGATTTAGATAGAGATAATGGTATTGTTAAAGTAAGTGGAGAAGATGAAAATAAGATTTTTGATGCTTGTGAATTTATCAAAAATCTAGTTAATAATTCTAGCTCTTCAAAGCCACAAGTTAAAAATATAGATTTTGAAAAACTATACTCTATTGATGAAAAAGTAAGTGGAAAAGTTGAAAGAGTTGTTGATTTTGGTGCATTTATTTCATTGGAAAAGGGTGGAGAAGGACTTCTTCATATATCAAAAATTTCAAAAGATAGAATAGAAAAAGCAAGTGATGTATTAAGTGTAGGTCAAGAACTTGAAGTAAAAGTGCTAAAAGTACAAAAAGATCGAATAGAATTAGGTTTAAATTAG
- a CDS encoding phosphoribosyltransferase family protein, whose protein sequence is MIVSLDNIYFKNREVAAYKLLDVLPLDSMKLEKWIVVACSYGGYEIAKIVAEALNSEYDLLFNEKIYAPNNEECEIAVVTELEEVLIHEELVKSFDIELDLIYLKSKDIFETTIKPKIHKFRAGEKLTYLKGKNVLIVDEDINVGLVMMACIKTIINQGVKSISVATPLLSTASIQAIDAITDDLYYVKKLDHYIEADFYYDSLEKLSFEDIEELKKEG, encoded by the coding sequence ATGATAGTGAGTCTAGATAATATTTATTTTAAAAATAGAGAAGTAGCTGCTTACAAGCTTTTAGATGTACTTCCTTTAGATAGTATGAAGCTTGAAAAATGGATTGTAGTTGCTTGTTCTTATGGTGGATATGAAATAGCTAAAATCGTTGCAGAAGCTTTAAACTCAGAATATGACTTACTATTTAATGAAAAAATCTATGCTCCAAACAATGAAGAGTGCGAAATAGCTGTTGTAACAGAACTAGAAGAGGTTTTAATACATGAAGAGCTTGTAAAATCTTTTGATATAGAGCTAGATTTAATATATTTAAAATCTAAAGATATTTTTGAAACAACAATAAAACCAAAAATTCATAAATTCAGAGCAGGGGAAAAACTAACATATTTAAAGGGTAAGAATGTTTTAATAGTAGATGAAGATATAAATGTTGGATTAGTTATGATGGCTTGTATAAAAACTATTATCAATCAAGGAGTAAAATCAATAAGTGTTGCAACTCCTTTATTATCAACAGCTAGTATTCAGGCAATCGATGCAATTACAGATGATTTATATTATGTTAAAAAGTTAGATCACTATATAGAAGCAGATTTTTATTATGATAGTTTAGAAAAATTAAGTTTTGAAGATATAGAAGAATTAAAAAAAGAAGGATAA